A single region of the Thermoanaerobaculum aquaticum genome encodes:
- a CDS encoding L-threonylcarbamoyladenylate synthase, which yields MKVLPFTEAHHLPAAVAAVREVLASHGVVVVPTETFYGLAVNPHHPEAVARVFAMKGREASKALLVVAANVEQAQELAVIPELWRKRLRSVWPAPLTVVFPARQPLPGSGRTVAVRVPAHDLLRSLLHDVGPLTATSANLSKKPPARRPEELGLLAAEVDLLLDGGETPGGTPSTLVDATVTPPRVLRSGCFPVPVSWLQGPEQTAT from the coding sequence GTGAAGGTCCTACCGTTTACCGAAGCTCATCACCTCCCGGCGGCAGTGGCGGCGGTGCGGGAGGTGCTGGCATCCCATGGGGTGGTGGTGGTCCCTACCGAAACCTTCTACGGTTTGGCGGTCAACCCCCACCACCCGGAAGCCGTGGCCAGGGTCTTTGCCATGAAAGGCCGAGAAGCCTCCAAGGCTCTGCTGGTGGTGGCGGCAAACGTGGAGCAAGCCCAGGAGCTGGCAGTGATTCCTGAGCTTTGGCGAAAGCGCTTGCGGTCGGTGTGGCCGGCGCCCTTGACGGTGGTTTTCCCTGCTCGCCAGCCGCTTCCGGGCAGTGGTAGGACTGTGGCCGTGCGCGTCCCGGCTCATGATCTTTTGCGATCGTTGCTGCACGACGTAGGGCCTCTCACTGCTACTTCGGCGAATCTCTCGAAAAAGCCCCCGGCGAGGAGGCCAGAAGAGCTGGGCCTACTGGCGGCGGAGGTGGACTTGCTTCTGGACGGCGGGGAAACCCCAGGAGGAACCCCTTCCACGCTGGTGGATGCCACGGTGACCCCGCCTCGCGTTTTGCGCTCTGGCTGTTTTCCCGTGCCTGTCTCCTGGTTGCAAGGCCCTGAGCAGACGGCAACCTGA
- a CDS encoding cytochrome c3 family protein produces the protein MPRAAVIAALWFASWPALAAPGAGHVDRSQLPAGCLTCHQGHGQSNSPMLRVPQQELCLTCHGGQGARQEAIRRGLLKPTANPADISRALLLPYQHPMDPLATSSRQGVTCTSCHAPHRGATVNPSGGKKLSPQNPRKFEFELCESCHGFQGALTQSLADISRYFDYPSQSFHPVHRPSSNRSPSLRPGLSGKEINCTDCHGSDAPQGPKGPHGSSTRFLLRAPYTTTDGQGESPEAYALCYRCHQREKVLSPQSPFPYHQKHVVDERASCATCHNGHGSPNNRALIRFGEETTLAGVAPAASGRLQFLSTGPGQGSCFLTCHGKNHDPLSYGPGNPPPPPGTLGHSPGKFSPPSPPGLGINPHLRPR, from the coding sequence ATGCCACGAGCTGCGGTAATCGCCGCGCTCTGGTTCGCCTCCTGGCCGGCTTTGGCGGCGCCGGGGGCCGGGCACGTGGACCGCTCCCAGCTGCCGGCCGGCTGCCTCACCTGCCACCAGGGCCATGGCCAGAGCAACTCGCCCATGCTCCGGGTACCGCAGCAGGAGCTTTGCCTCACCTGTCACGGTGGACAGGGAGCGCGGCAGGAGGCGATCCGACGTGGGCTTTTGAAGCCAACTGCCAATCCGGCGGATATTTCCCGGGCCTTGCTTTTGCCCTACCAGCACCCGATGGACCCCCTGGCCACCTCCAGCCGCCAGGGGGTGACCTGTACCTCCTGTCACGCGCCCCACCGCGGGGCAACGGTCAATCCTTCCGGTGGCAAGAAGCTTTCCCCCCAAAACCCCCGGAAGTTTGAGTTTGAGCTTTGCGAGAGCTGCCACGGTTTCCAAGGGGCCCTCACCCAAAGCCTCGCCGATATTTCCCGCTACTTCGACTACCCCAGCCAGTCCTTTCACCCGGTTCACCGGCCCAGCAGCAACCGCTCGCCTTCGCTCCGCCCCGGCCTTTCGGGGAAGGAAATCAACTGCACGGATTGCCACGGAAGTGACGCCCCTCAAGGCCCCAAAGGGCCCCACGGGTCTTCCACCCGGTTTTTGCTGCGCGCTCCCTACACCACTACCGACGGTCAGGGGGAAAGCCCCGAAGCCTACGCCCTGTGCTACCGCTGCCACCAGCGGGAAAAGGTGCTTTCGCCCCAATCGCCCTTTCCCTACCATCAAAAGCACGTGGTGGACGAGCGCGCTTCCTGCGCCACCTGTCACAACGGCCACGGCTCCCCTAACAACCGGGCGTTAATTCGCTTTGGCGAGGAAACTACCTTGGCCGGTGTGGCCCCGGCCGCTTCCGGTCGCCTGCAGTTCCTTTCCACCGGCCCCGGGCAGGGCAGCTGCTTCCTCACCTGCCACGGGAAAAACCACGATCCCTTAAGCTACGGACCCGGCAATCCGCCCCCACCGCCAGGGACCCTGGGCCATTCACCTGGGAAATTCTCCCCACCTTCCCCACCGGGGTTGGGGATTAATCCCCATCTCCGGCCCCGCTGA
- the deoC gene encoding deoxyribose-phosphate aldolase, which produces MSRDPLQELAAAIDHTLLKPEATRSDILRLCQQAREYGFAAVCVNPTWVEEAVHHLQGSPVVVATVIGFPLGATTTAVKVFEAREALRAGARELDMVMALGLLKGGEDQKVQADVAAVVEVAKEHGASVKVILETGLLSEEEKTRAAQLAVAAGASFLKTSTGFLGSGATVEDVALLRRIAPASVGVKASGGIRTFAQAGAMLAAGANRLGTSSGVAIMEEARAWYAEP; this is translated from the coding sequence ATGAGCCGAGACCCGTTGCAGGAGCTGGCAGCCGCCATTGACCACACGTTGCTCAAACCCGAGGCCACCCGCTCCGATATCCTGCGCCTTTGCCAGCAGGCCCGGGAGTACGGCTTTGCCGCTGTGTGCGTGAACCCCACGTGGGTGGAGGAAGCGGTCCACCATTTGCAAGGAAGCCCGGTGGTGGTGGCCACGGTCATTGGCTTTCCCCTGGGTGCTACCACCACCGCCGTTAAGGTCTTTGAGGCTCGGGAGGCCTTGCGGGCGGGCGCCCGGGAGCTGGACATGGTCATGGCCCTGGGCTTGCTCAAAGGCGGGGAAGACCAAAAAGTCCAGGCCGATGTTGCCGCCGTGGTGGAGGTGGCGAAGGAGCACGGGGCTTCCGTAAAGGTCATCCTGGAAACCGGACTTTTGAGCGAGGAAGAAAAGACCCGGGCAGCCCAATTGGCGGTGGCGGCCGGGGCTTCGTTCCTCAAAACCTCCACGGGCTTTTTGGGCTCCGGCGCCACCGTGGAAGACGTGGCTTTGCTGCGGCGTATAGCTCCTGCTTCGGTGGGGGTCAAGGCTTCCGGCGGCATCCGCACCTTTGCCCAGGCCGGGGCCATGCTGGCCGCCGGGGCCAACCGGCTGGGCACCTCTTCGGGTGTGGCCATTATGGAGGAAGCACGGGCGTGGTACGCCGAGCCTTAA
- a CDS encoding putative molybdenum carrier protein, whose product MKWPKAWGTGEMKVISGGQTGVDRAALDAAQALGIPCGGFCPRGRRAEDGRIPERYPLVELASSAYAARTRANVEAADATLVLVQGEPAGGTRLTIQWCQRLNKPHLVLSPLEVQALQKARDWFAAVRPDVLNVAGPRESQWPGGYQVAFDFLVRLFQSLRDSCPEPKRETREDEGP is encoded by the coding sequence GTGAAGTGGCCGAAAGCCTGGGGCACGGGGGAGATGAAGGTCATTTCCGGCGGGCAAACCGGGGTGGATCGGGCAGCGCTGGATGCGGCGCAGGCGCTGGGAATTCCTTGTGGAGGCTTTTGCCCGCGGGGAAGGCGGGCGGAAGACGGGAGGATCCCCGAGCGCTATCCCCTGGTGGAGCTGGCAAGCTCAGCCTACGCCGCCCGGACCCGGGCCAACGTGGAAGCCGCCGATGCCACCCTGGTGCTGGTCCAGGGTGAACCCGCCGGTGGCACCAGGCTCACCATCCAGTGGTGCCAAAGGCTCAACAAGCCGCACCTCGTCCTGTCCCCTTTGGAAGTTCAGGCGCTCCAAAAGGCCCGGGATTGGTTTGCGGCCGTGAGGCCTGACGTGCTGAACGTAGCGGGTCCCCGGGAAAGCCAATGGCCGGGCGGGTATCAGGTGGCTTTTGACTTCCTGGTCAGGCTTTTTCAATCCCTTCGAGACTCCTGCCCGGAACCTAAACGGGAAACACGGGAGGACGAAGGCCCATAA
- the hisS gene encoding histidine--tRNA ligase, whose product MIQKPRGTRDIVPPESKLWVAVEATAHRVFQAFGAEEIRTPVFEHTELFVRSVGETTDIVHKEMYTFADRKGRSLTLRPEGTAGVARAFLENSLDQRPLPQRLYYIGPMFRYERMQRGRYREFRQIGLEIIGAASPLADAECIVVLFEFFTALGFDNLTVHVNNLGDPEDRPRYGELLRSHLQGVRDQLCADCQRRLEENPLRVLDCKVPTCKAITATTPGMEAVASPASRAHVEEVTSLLTSLGIPWQHNPRLVRGLDYYVRTVFEVVSPELGESTVICGGGRYDRLLADLGGPEIPGVGFAIGEDRLVEVLPPAFAAKVTAEGRLYLIPLGGETAFFGLQLARDLVRQGVPVELEVSGRSLKAALKRADKLGFARVAIFGEDELARGVVLLKDLRAGSQTEVSPVQLAEIWNAEAQP is encoded by the coding sequence ATGATCCAAAAGCCCCGCGGTACCCGCGACATCGTGCCTCCGGAGTCCAAGCTTTGGGTGGCCGTGGAAGCCACCGCCCACCGCGTGTTTCAGGCTTTCGGTGCCGAGGAAATCCGCACCCCCGTCTTCGAGCACACCGAGCTTTTCGTGCGCTCGGTGGGGGAGACCACCGACATCGTCCACAAGGAGATGTACACCTTTGCCGACCGCAAGGGTCGCTCTTTAACCTTGCGGCCGGAAGGCACGGCCGGGGTAGCCCGGGCTTTTTTGGAAAACAGCCTGGACCAGCGGCCTTTGCCCCAACGCCTTTACTACATTGGCCCCATGTTTCGCTACGAGCGGATGCAGCGGGGGCGTTACCGGGAGTTTCGGCAAATTGGCCTGGAAATCATTGGCGCCGCCTCGCCTCTGGCCGATGCCGAATGCATTGTGGTGCTGTTTGAATTTTTCACCGCTCTGGGCTTTGACAACCTCACGGTGCATGTTAACAACCTGGGTGATCCCGAAGACCGTCCCAGGTACGGCGAGCTGCTGCGCAGCCATTTGCAAGGTGTAAGAGACCAGCTTTGCGCGGATTGCCAGCGGCGCCTGGAGGAAAACCCCTTGCGGGTTCTGGACTGCAAGGTCCCCACGTGCAAGGCAATCACCGCCACCACTCCGGGAATGGAAGCGGTAGCCAGCCCAGCTTCCCGGGCGCACGTGGAGGAGGTGACCTCCCTTTTGACCTCCCTGGGCATTCCCTGGCAGCACAACCCCAGGCTGGTGCGGGGTCTTGATTACTACGTGCGCACGGTTTTTGAGGTGGTGTCCCCAGAGCTTGGCGAATCCACGGTGATTTGCGGCGGGGGGCGCTACGACCGGCTTTTGGCCGATTTGGGCGGCCCGGAAATTCCCGGTGTGGGCTTTGCCATTGGCGAGGATCGCCTGGTGGAGGTTTTACCCCCGGCTTTTGCCGCCAAGGTCACCGCCGAAGGGCGGCTGTACCTTATCCCCCTGGGGGGTGAGACCGCTTTTTTCGGTTTGCAGTTGGCCCGGGACCTGGTGCGGCAAGGGGTGCCGGTGGAGCTGGAGGTGAGCGGGCGCTCGCTGAAGGCGGCTTTGAAACGGGCCGACAAGCTGGGCTTTGCCAGAGTGGCCATTTTCGGAGAAGACGAGCTGGCCCGGGGGGTGGTGCTGCTTAAAGATTTGCGGGCCGGAAGCCAAACGGAAGTGAGCCCGGTGCAGTTGGCGGAAATTTGGAACGCGGAGGCACAACCATGA
- a CDS encoding gamma carbonic anhydrase family protein, with translation MRLRSFAGKRPRFGQRVFLASTAVVVGDVELADDVSVWYGAVIRADLNEVRVGTRSNIQDNAVIHVDTDAPTHVGEDVTVGHSAILHGCRVENGALVGMHATVLNGAVVGEGSLVAAGALVPPGMQVPPGMLVAGVPAKVVRPVKDEERERVRAGLVHYLELKSRYLAEEEQEKELACLSDWEKLL, from the coding sequence GTGCGTCTGAGGTCCTTTGCCGGGAAAAGGCCCCGTTTTGGCCAGCGGGTTTTTTTGGCTTCCACGGCTGTGGTGGTGGGGGATGTGGAGCTTGCCGATGACGTGAGCGTGTGGTACGGCGCGGTGATCCGTGCTGACCTCAACGAGGTGCGGGTGGGCACAAGGTCCAACATCCAGGACAACGCGGTCATTCACGTGGACACCGACGCCCCTACCCACGTGGGCGAGGATGTGACGGTGGGCCATAGCGCCATCCTCCACGGCTGCCGGGTGGAAAACGGCGCTTTGGTGGGCATGCACGCCACGGTGCTCAACGGCGCGGTGGTGGGGGAAGGGTCGCTGGTGGCCGCCGGGGCTTTGGTGCCGCCGGGGATGCAGGTTCCTCCGGGCATGCTGGTGGCCGGGGTGCCGGCCAAGGTGGTGCGGCCCGTGAAGGACGAGGAACGGGAGAGGGTGCGGGCGGGCCTGGTCCATTACTTGGAGCTGAAAAGCCGCTACCTGGCGGAAGAGGAGCAGGAAAAGGAGCTCGCTTGCCTTTCCGATTGGGAGAAGCTCCTATGA
- a CDS encoding cytochrome c3 family protein — protein sequence MTLLALFLFLLDPMVTYPPWSASIVGSKHDLSTNWDPYSTQVCAFCHTPHFANPSLPIQAPLWNRSVDLDKVFQPYSSPTMNTTPGNPQTTVSMLCLGCHDGTVGWEVIRGYNVSDKHDLINAPGPGGIPDTTSWPNCQRCHPEYYGDPPAFWQGTDLRDDHPIAIVYPTAAQDPKFNLPPDLSNGWSDVKLYSGRVECPTCHQVHDPGIPPFMRKSNQGSALCLTCHIK from the coding sequence ATGACCCTCCTCGCGTTGTTCCTCTTCCTCTTGGATCCCATGGTGACCTATCCCCCCTGGAGTGCCAGCATCGTAGGCTCCAAACATGACCTTTCCACAAACTGGGACCCCTACTCCACCCAGGTGTGCGCCTTTTGTCACACGCCTCACTTTGCCAACCCCTCACTTCCCATTCAGGCTCCCCTGTGGAACCGTTCGGTGGATTTGGACAAGGTTTTTCAACCCTACTCCAGCCCCACCATGAACACCACACCCGGAAACCCCCAAACCACCGTTTCCATGCTGTGCTTGGGTTGCCACGACGGAACGGTAGGCTGGGAGGTCATCCGTGGCTACAACGTTTCCGACAAACACGACCTCATCAATGCCCCAGGGCCCGGAGGCATCCCCGACACCACGTCATGGCCTAACTGTCAGCGCTGCCATCCCGAGTACTACGGCGACCCACCGGCTTTTTGGCAAGGCACCGACCTCAGGGACGACCACCCCATCGCCATCGTCTACCCCACCGCCGCCCAGGACCCCAAGTTCAACCTCCCACCGGACCTCAGCAACGGGTGGAGCGACGTGAAGCTGTACTCAGGGCGGGTGGAGTGCCCCACCTGCCATCAGGTTCACGATCCGGGAATCCCCCCGTTTATGCGCAAGTCAAACCAGGGTAGCGCCCTATGTTTGACGTGTCACATCAAGTAA
- a CDS encoding pseudouridine synthase, which produces MRGHGLPRVVAFHKPRGVVVSRVSERGAPTLFMLLPAEFRGFYAVGRLDKDSEGLILLCNDSRVAQRLMDPGVLPKTYLVTVRGLPSEAALDRLRAGGMELDGRKTRPAEVRRLGKAPRGGTRLEVVLHEGINRQIRRLFHALGHRVRQLKRVAVGPVSLGDLQPGELRELSREEVLQLLKEAGLLEKRGKLGGQEV; this is translated from the coding sequence GTGCGGGGTCATGGCCTGCCCAGGGTTGTTGCCTTTCACAAGCCCCGAGGGGTGGTGGTATCGCGGGTGAGCGAAAGAGGGGCGCCCACGCTTTTCATGCTGCTCCCGGCGGAGTTCCGTGGGTTTTACGCGGTGGGCCGTCTGGACAAGGATTCGGAAGGCCTGATCCTCCTGTGCAACGACTCCCGGGTTGCCCAGCGGCTCATGGATCCGGGGGTTTTGCCCAAAACCTACCTGGTGACGGTGCGGGGCTTGCCCAGCGAAGCTGCACTGGACCGCTTGCGCGCCGGTGGAATGGAGTTGGATGGGCGAAAGACCCGGCCAGCGGAAGTGCGCAGGCTGGGCAAGGCTCCGCGGGGCGGCACTCGCTTGGAGGTGGTGCTCCACGAAGGCATCAATCGGCAAATCCGCCGTCTGTTCCACGCTTTGGGACACCGGGTGCGCCAGCTGAAGCGGGTGGCGGTGGGTCCGGTGAGCTTGGGTGACCTGCAACCTGGCGAGCTTCGGGAGCTGAGCCGGGAAGAAGTGCTGCAGCTTCTCAAGGAGGCCGGGCTTCTGGAAAAGCGCGGAAAGCTGGGAGGGCAAGAGGTGTGA
- a CDS encoding NHL repeat-containing protein: protein MRAKTIFWRIKKLGLTEAIAVATLASQVAMVGLFPTPGLAQTCSSRGTPTVPAPQVTYLRFLAVTATPQALATDASGRLFVADAKAGVVEVRDRYGRLETRWTGLQQPVAVAADDEGRVFVAETEPGAVRIFDLAGIRPVSYLGRGEGEFALPTAISVAPQAKLVFVADGGEHAVKVYSPTGGWIKTIGGPGTTAGRFFFPAGLAVNTRNELLVVDQGNARVQVFDFDGNFLRCFGRAGGMGTSRLLVRANGLVADTLDRVFLVDSFQDLVRVFDPAGPTLSTVGTFGEGPGQLFTPVGLALDPLNRLFVASPNTGKVEVFGLDSFQDPHVVAAQVSADPDTVPVSRRLLTVWLAITPLERDARDLDPATLRLSGTAPIVLNSKLEANAQGLWTLRVLVQFAPKPQDVVGSELRIPVSLEFRDGVPVEGMVILKQGPGGKQ, encoded by the coding sequence ATGCGCGCCAAGACTATTTTTTGGCGCATCAAAAAGCTTGGCCTCACGGAAGCAATTGCCGTCGCCACGCTTGCATCGCAAGTTGCGATGGTTGGGCTTTTCCCCACGCCCGGGCTGGCACAAACCTGCAGTTCCCGGGGAACGCCCACGGTCCCTGCCCCCCAGGTGACCTACCTTCGTTTTCTAGCCGTCACCGCCACACCCCAAGCCCTGGCCACCGATGCCAGCGGGCGGCTGTTCGTTGCCGATGCGAAAGCCGGGGTGGTGGAGGTGCGGGACCGTTACGGACGGCTGGAAACCCGTTGGACCGGGCTGCAACAACCCGTGGCGGTAGCGGCCGATGACGAAGGGCGAGTTTTCGTGGCCGAGACCGAGCCCGGTGCCGTAAGGATTTTCGACCTCGCGGGCATTCGCCCGGTGAGCTACTTAGGGCGAGGAGAGGGTGAGTTTGCCCTGCCTACCGCCATCTCCGTGGCTCCCCAGGCCAAGCTGGTGTTCGTAGCCGATGGCGGCGAGCACGCGGTGAAGGTGTACAGCCCCACCGGCGGCTGGATCAAAACCATTGGCGGCCCTGGAACCACCGCCGGGCGCTTTTTCTTTCCCGCCGGCCTGGCGGTCAACACCCGTAACGAGCTTTTGGTGGTAGACCAGGGCAACGCGCGCGTGCAAGTTTTTGACTTCGACGGCAACTTCCTCCGTTGCTTTGGCCGCGCCGGCGGCATGGGCACCAGCCGCCTCTTGGTGCGAGCCAACGGCCTTGTGGCCGACACCTTAGACCGGGTTTTCCTCGTGGACAGCTTCCAAGACCTGGTGCGGGTCTTTGATCCTGCGGGCCCCACGCTTTCCACCGTGGGAACCTTTGGCGAGGGTCCCGGCCAGCTCTTCACCCCCGTGGGTCTCGCCCTAGACCCCTTAAACCGGCTCTTCGTGGCTTCCCCAAACACCGGCAAAGTTGAGGTCTTTGGGTTGGACAGCTTCCAGGACCCCCATGTGGTGGCGGCTCAGGTGAGCGCCGATCCAGACACCGTGCCAGTAAGCCGCCGGCTTTTGACGGTGTGGCTCGCCATCACGCCGCTGGAGCGCGACGCCCGGGATCTGGACCCGGCAACCCTTCGCCTCAGCGGCACCGCACCCATCGTTCTCAACAGCAAGCTCGAAGCTAACGCGCAAGGCCTGTGGACCCTGCGGGTTCTGGTGCAGTTCGCCCCCAAGCCCCAGGACGTTGTGGGTAGCGAACTGCGAATTCCCGTGAGCCTGGAGTTCCGCGACGGGGTCCCGGTGGAGGGCATGGTCATCCTCAAGCAAGGCCCGGGAGGTAAGCAATGA
- the cax gene encoding calcium/proton exchanger, translated as MVRRALKWLPWGLVPAALAAGWAHAPSLVRFALAGLALLPLARLLGEATDALAERLGPVAAGLLNATCGNAAELIIAVLALRRGLVEVVQASLSGSIIGNLLLVLGLALLAGGLRHRVQKFSALAAESQLASLALAVFALLLPALFFHLVRLAHRESLALPLSVAVSVVLLLVYTASLVFSLHTHKDLLGTHAAHEAPPWSTRKAVTLLLVSGALTGLVAEVLVGSVEEVGHQLGLSQVFLGVVVVAVLGNAAEHAAAIVLAWRNHMDAALSICFASSLQVALFVTPVLVLLSFPLGHPMGLVFSAVEVVAVAASVGLSGLVTLNGESNWLEGVQLLALYLILALCLAFLPAQEALLPL; from the coding sequence GTGGTACGCCGAGCCTTAAAGTGGTTGCCCTGGGGACTGGTACCGGCGGCGTTAGCCGCCGGCTGGGCTCACGCCCCGTCCCTGGTGCGGTTTGCCTTGGCGGGTCTTGCCCTTTTGCCGCTGGCGCGGCTTTTGGGGGAAGCCACCGATGCGCTGGCCGAGCGGTTGGGTCCGGTGGCTGCCGGCCTTTTGAACGCCACCTGCGGTAACGCCGCCGAGCTCATCATTGCCGTGCTGGCGTTGCGGCGGGGGCTGGTGGAGGTGGTCCAGGCCTCGCTTTCCGGCTCCATCATAGGCAACTTGCTTTTGGTTTTGGGGCTTGCCCTTTTGGCCGGTGGTTTGCGCCACCGGGTGCAGAAGTTTTCGGCCCTCGCCGCCGAAAGCCAGCTGGCGTCTTTAGCTCTGGCGGTTTTTGCCTTGCTTTTGCCTGCTCTGTTCTTTCACCTCGTGCGCCTTGCTCACCGGGAATCGTTGGCCTTGCCCCTTTCGGTGGCGGTATCGGTCGTGCTGCTCTTGGTGTACACCGCCAGCCTGGTGTTTTCCCTCCACACCCACAAAGACCTTCTGGGAACCCACGCCGCCCATGAAGCACCGCCCTGGAGCACCCGAAAGGCGGTGACCCTTTTGCTGGTCTCCGGTGCTCTCACTGGCCTTGTGGCCGAAGTTCTGGTGGGCAGCGTGGAGGAGGTGGGGCACCAGTTGGGCTTGAGCCAGGTGTTCCTGGGGGTGGTGGTGGTGGCGGTGCTGGGCAACGCTGCCGAGCACGCTGCGGCCATCGTGCTCGCCTGGCGTAACCACATGGACGCCGCGCTTTCCATTTGCTTTGCTTCCTCCCTGCAGGTGGCGCTGTTTGTCACCCCGGTTTTGGTTTTGCTCTCTTTCCCTCTGGGTCACCCCATGGGCCTGGTGTTTTCCGCGGTGGAAGTGGTGGCGGTGGCCGCTTCCGTGGGGCTTTCGGGCCTTGTTACCCTCAACGGCGAATCCAACTGGCTGGAAGGCGTCCAGCTTTTGGCCCTGTACCTCATCCTCGCTCTGTGCTTGGCCTTCCTCCCCGCCCAGGAGGCACTTCTCCCCCTTTAA
- a CDS encoding cytochrome c3 family protein, which yields MKRASWLVFLVPFLAWAADPPHDWPTAGLTCTDCHTPHTAPGGTLTSTSGNANLCLSCHVIGGLANSHPFYLTDQAFPWPGLRSGQTPSGTSHRWDSSAVGHVKPGTTNTSTGTVVSGGTYTGRYPKTYTISITQSGDVGVARFSWSATSPPGGSGSNLLTGTNVALDEGITVTFKPGTTSPAFVAGDVFYLYVRPDLRNPTLTSVLQRLENGRLTCSACHDQHSQAAEPFDPQAPAYAGSGTGNGRHYQRTANNVAQICEDCHAARTVTLSSQGSHPVAVSVPTTSSFKQPTQLPLDKTTGKVRCLTCHRVHYAPANDGAVLRLTSHKALCQDCHVKSPSGSNPIHASTTNGVLWPGGQYGSTLPARPDASQRGACTQCHAVHGWPNNASPSTDYNWLLADAEENLCFTCHDGAPVAVNVRGDFLKTYKHPATSYSGRHQPNESASSAFGTSNRHAECTDCHNPHQAEGPSSGSAPPTISALLKGASGVAVTNGAAGTTPTYTFLTSAQYEYQVCFKCHSSWTSQPSGQTNLALKLNPNNPSYHPVEAVGKNTGINANAFVNGWSSSSLTYCSSCHGSDGTVRGVHGSANQYILKRPFSPSSAQRTMSSNDLCFLCHRYDTYANDGATTTVKGYSRFNPPTFTKGHTFHVGNRRYPCSACHETHGSTTRPHLIVTGRSPGLTNYTHSSNGGTCYPTCHGSKTYTVNY from the coding sequence ATGAAGCGCGCATCGTGGTTGGTTTTCTTGGTTCCTTTCCTGGCCTGGGCGGCGGACCCGCCCCACGATTGGCCCACCGCTGGCCTCACCTGCACCGACTGCCACACCCCCCACACCGCGCCCGGGGGCACCCTCACTTCCACCTCCGGAAACGCCAACTTGTGCTTGAGCTGCCACGTCATTGGCGGCCTCGCCAACAGCCACCCCTTTTACCTCACGGACCAAGCGTTCCCCTGGCCCGGCCTGCGCTCTGGACAAACGCCCAGCGGCACCTCTCACCGTTGGGATTCCTCGGCAGTGGGGCACGTGAAACCTGGGACCACCAACACCTCCACGGGCACGGTGGTTTCCGGAGGCACCTACACCGGCCGCTACCCGAAGACCTACACCATTTCCATCACCCAGAGCGGGGATGTGGGGGTGGCGCGGTTTTCCTGGAGCGCCACCAGCCCACCGGGGGGCAGCGGCAGCAACCTGCTCACCGGCACCAACGTGGCCTTGGACGAAGGCATTACGGTCACCTTCAAACCTGGCACCACCTCTCCCGCCTTTGTGGCCGGGGACGTGTTTTACCTTTACGTTCGCCCTGACCTCCGCAACCCTACCCTCACTTCGGTACTCCAGCGGCTGGAAAACGGGCGGCTTACCTGTTCCGCCTGCCACGATCAGCACAGCCAAGCCGCCGAACCTTTCGATCCCCAGGCCCCCGCTTATGCCGGTTCCGGCACCGGCAATGGCCGGCACTACCAGCGCACCGCCAACAACGTGGCGCAAATCTGCGAGGACTGCCACGCGGCCCGGACCGTAACCCTTTCCTCCCAGGGCTCCCATCCGGTGGCGGTGTCTGTCCCCACAACCAGTAGCTTCAAGCAACCCACGCAGCTTCCCTTGGACAAGACCACCGGCAAGGTGCGGTGCCTTACCTGCCACAGGGTGCACTACGCGCCCGCCAACGACGGTGCAGTCTTGCGGCTGACCTCGCATAAGGCGCTGTGCCAGGACTGCCACGTGAAAAGCCCCAGCGGCAGCAACCCGATTCACGCCTCCACCACTAACGGGGTTCTATGGCCCGGAGGCCAGTACGGCAGCACCCTGCCTGCCCGGCCCGATGCCAGCCAGCGGGGCGCCTGCACCCAGTGCCACGCGGTTCACGGCTGGCCCAACAACGCCTCGCCCAGTACGGACTACAACTGGCTTTTGGCCGACGCTGAAGAAAACCTCTGCTTTACCTGCCACGATGGGGCTCCGGTGGCTGTCAACGTGCGTGGTGACTTCCTGAAGACCTACAAACACCCGGCCACCAGCTACTCGGGCCGCCATCAGCCCAACGAAAGCGCTTCCTCGGCTTTCGGAACCAGCAACCGCCACGCGGAATGCACTGACTGCCACAACCCTCACCAGGCTGAAGGCCCCAGCTCCGGTTCTGCGCCTCCCACCATCTCGGCGCTGCTCAAAGGCGCGTCTGGGGTGGCGGTCACCAACGGCGCCGCCGGCACCACTCCCACCTACACGTTCCTCACCTCGGCCCAGTACGAGTACCAGGTGTGCTTCAAGTGCCACTCCAGCTGGACCAGCCAGCCTTCGGGGCAAACCAACCTGGCGCTTAAGCTAAACCCCAACAACCCCTCGTACCACCCGGTGGAAGCTGTGGGAAAAAACACCGGGATTAACGCCAACGCCTTCGTCAACGGCTGGTCAAGCTCCAGCCTTACCTACTGTTCCAGTTGCCACGGCAGCGATGGGACCGTTCGTGGCGTGCACGGTTCGGCAAACCAGTACATCCTCAAGCGGCCATTTAGCCCTTCGTCGGCTCAGCGCACCATGAGCTCCAACGACCTGTGTTTCCTGTGCCACCGGTACGACACCTACGCCAACGACGGCGCCACCACAACCGTCAAGGGCTACAGCCGGTTCAATCCCCCAACATTTACCAAGGGCCACACCTTCCACGTAGGGAACAGGCGGTATCCCTGCAGCGCCTGCCACGAAACCCATGGGTCCACAACCCGCCCGCACCTCATCGTCACCGGCCGCAGCCCGGGCCTTACCAACTACACCCATAGTTCTAACGGTGGCACCTGTTACCCCACCTGCCACGGCAGCAAGACTTACACGGTCAACTACTAG